The following are from one region of the Acipenser ruthenus chromosome 19, fAciRut3.2 maternal haplotype, whole genome shotgun sequence genome:
- the gse1b gene encoding genetic suppressor element 1 isoform X4, with product MSHEPKSPSLGMISTATRTTATVSPLTPSPLSGSIVPNGSPAANSALSIQSAHSSSFAAALRKLAKQAEEPRGSSISSESSPVSSPATNHSSPASTPKRGPMGPIIVPQGCHSVPSTPPVVTIAPTKTVNGLWRSEGRQAESGSRGSSRDRLGPEHAQQQEKGGPSVPAHLIGNPYTFGLNPNSVVQDPRFQPLNSLPRQVHHVVPPASVPEDYLRGFRPYPIPEDLRMSSMPPLGLDPATAAAYYHPSYLAHPPFSAYRMDDSFCLSALRSPFYPMPAPSAMPPMHPSAVHMHLPGVRYPGELSHSSLSALQSERISERLQMEDELRQREREREREREREREKEREREVEREKEREREREREREKELEREREKEREREREREREKERAREKELQASKALENHYLAELHALRGQPAEDRAKPAEKLTPNRPDKAKEPALPAPKPVQPGLHPASVPSTHLPVPSLISSHSGFLPHAGVPGLVGGPSGALATALLLQRTNEEEKWLARQRKMRQEKEDRQFQVSEFRQQVLEQHLDIGRPPEGDPWSDGHRPVHESMMREHLQHLGAPPPLISPKPQHPPPSTMLWNPASFVDSNPEPRRAHEPLHPGHYEHARQALSLVKGERLYSSEKLDESAKRKEMTEKYQPTRGPGAHEQGGHSYGTFLAELEKSAQTILNQQRASLSLPSQYSELSASHKASSSPYRSHQGAPPGPDPMLVYDEFLQQHRRLVSKLDLEERRRREASEKGYYYDLDDSYDESDEEEVRAHLQRVAEQPPLKLDESSEKTGFLQVFGLTTRSHKEDLLEQKRRKRRRMLRERSPSPLAIQNKRQTPPPPLSTRYTADQMNCSAELEEKKRFLTMFSLSHVNTHQRKDNEKVVELLQAIKQKGATLDSIKHSPRSLCKSPAAPPTVDQTTFHPLSDCETPPSARASTPSLPDAQKAMDTSRPEQLQPSEVPRPKEAAAAAVAVVPTFSGGDKARLGEGHAVKKNTSLLNSIRAQNAPKEAPHIQNGRSKPWESFTAEEFAHQFHESVLQSTQKALQKHKGSAARQISEPNHKLDSLVHYNIPELQSSVRAPHPQHNGQHNTIAARKELTVVREEESEEEEETEEEEEEDEEAPRPKWQGIEAIFEAYQEYIDEHSIERQVLQSQCRRLEAHHYNLSLTAEQLSHSMGELMSQKQKLASEREKLQAELDHLRKCLAQPQMHWSRGYFKGYPPR from the exons ATGAGCCATGAGCCAAAGTCACCTTCATTAGGAATGATCTCAACCGCGACTCGGACCACCGCCACAGTGAGCCCCCTGACCCCGTCCCCTCTCAGTGGCTCCATTGTGCCCAATGGCAGCCCTGCCGCCAACAGCGCTCTGTCCATCCAGTCGGCGCATTCCTCCAGCTTTGCTGCCGCGCTCCGCAAACTCGCCAAACAAGCTGAAGAGCCAAGAG GGTCGTCGATTAGCAGTGAGTCTTCCCCGGTCTCGTCTCCAGCCACCAATCACAGCTCACCAGCCAGCACGCCCAAGCGGGGACCCATGGGTCCCATCATCGTTCCCCAGGGGTGCCACAGCGTGCCAAGCACCCCTCCCGTGGTCACCATTGCGCCTACCAAAACAGTCAATGGGCTGTGGAGGAGCGAAGGCCGACAG GCGGAGTCAGGGTCTCGAGGAAGCAGTCGGGATCGTCTAGGCCCAGAGCACGCCCAGCAGCAGGAGAAAGGGGGCCCCTCGGTTCCGGCCCACCTCATCGGGAACCCCTACACCTTCGGACTGAACCCCAACTCTGTTGTTCAGGACCCACGCTTCCAGCCTCTCAA TAGCCTCCCTCGGCAGGTGCATCATGTGGTCCCCCCTGCTAGCGTCCCCGAGGATTACCTTCGCGGCTTCAGACCCTACCCCATACCCGAGGACCTCAGGATGTCATCGATGCCACCCTTGGGCTTGGATCCTGCCACTGCTGCTGCCTACTACCACCCCAGCTATCTCGCCCACCCACCCTTCTCTGCATATAG GATGGACGACTCGTTCTGCCTGTCAGCCCTGAGGTCTCCCTTCTACCCAATGCCGGCGCCAAGCGCCATGCCCCCCATGCACCCCTCAGCGGTCCACATGCACCTGCCTGGAGTGAGGTACCCCGGAGAACTGTCCCACTCCTCCCTGTCTGCACTGCAGTCCGAGCGCATCTCTGAGAG GCTCCAGATGGAGGACGAGCTGCGGCAGCGTGAGAGGGAGCGTGAGAGAGAACGGGAGAGGGAgcgggagaaggagagagagcgtGAGGTGGAgcgggagaaggagagagagcgagagcgtgagagggagagagagaaggagctggagagagagcgggagaaggagagggagcgagagagggagcGTGAAagggagaaggagcgggctcgggagaaGGAGCTGCAGGCCTCCAAAGCCCTTGAGAACCACTACCTGGCTGAGCTGCACGCCCTGCGTGGCCAACCAGCCGAGGACCGAGCCAAACCAGCGGAAAAACTGACGCCAAACCGGCCTG ATAAAGCCAAGGAACCTGCACTGCCAGCACCCAAGCCAGTGCAGCCAGGTCTCCACCCGGCGTCCGTCCCTTCGACCCACCTCCCCGTGCCCAGTCTCATCTCCAGCCACAGCGGCTTCCTGCCACATGCTGGGGTACCAGGACTGGTAGGTGGTCCCTCGGGGGCCCTGGCAACAGCCTTGCTCCTGCAACGCACCAACGAGGAGGAGAAGTGGCTGGCCAGGCAGAGGAAGATGCGGCAGGAGAAGGAGGACCGCCAGTTTCAGGTGTCCGAGTTCCGCCAGCAGGTCCTGGAGCAGCACCTAGACATCGGGAGACCGCCCGAGGGAGACCCGTGGAGTGATGGCCATCG acctGTCCACGAATCGATGATGCGGGAACATCTTCAGCATCTGGGGGCCCCACCGCCTCTCATCTCCCCCAAACCCCAGCACCCCCCTCCCTCCACCATGCTGTGGAATCCTGCCTCCTTCGTTGACAGCAACCCTGAGCCACGTCGGGCCCACGAGCCCCTGCACCCTGGTCACTATGAGCACGCCCGGCAGGCCCTGTCCCTGGTGAAGGGGGAGAGGCTCTACAGCTCCGAGAAGCTTGATGAGAGCGCCAAGAGGAAGGAGATGACGGAGAAGTACCAGCCCACCCGGGGGCCAGGCGCCCATGAGCAGGGGGGGCATTCCTACGGCACCTTCTTAGCAGAGCTGGAGAAATCAGCACAGACCATCCTGAACCAGCAGAGGGCATCCCTGTCGCTGCCCAGCCAGTACAGCGAGCTGAGTGCCTCACACAAGGCCAGCTCCTCTCCCTACCGGAGCCACCAGGGGGCGCCACCAGGCCCTGACCCCATGCTGGTCTACGATGAGTTCCTGCAGCAGCACCGCAGGCTGGTCAGCAAGCTAGAcctggaggagaggaggaggagagaggccAGTGAGAAAG gCTATTACTACGACTTGGATGACTCCTATGATGAAAGCGATGAGGAGGAGGTGCGAGCTCACCTTCAACGAGTCGCCGAGCAGCCGCCACTCAAGCTCGACGAATCCTCCGAG AAGACTGGCTTCTTGCAGGTGTTTGGTCTGACGACTCGCTCTCACAAGGAGGATCTGCTGGAGCAGAAGAGgcggaagaggaggaggatgctGAGGGAACGAAGCCCCTCCCCCCTAGCCATACAGAACAAGCGGCagacccctcctcctcctctcagcACGCGCTACACCGCCGACCAGATGAACTGCAGCGCGGAGCTCGAGGAGAAGAAGAGATTCCTCACCATGTTCAGCCTGTCGCACGTTAACACCCACCAGAGAAAAG ACAATGAAAAAGTGGTGGAGCTGCTGCAAGCAATAAAACAGAAGGGTGCGACTCTGGATTCCATCAAGCACTCCCCTCGCTCCCTCTGCAAGAGCCCTGCAGCTCCTCCCACTG TGGACCAGACAACATTTCACCCACTCTCAGACTGTGAGACGCCACCCAGTGCCAGAGCAAGCACTCCTTCCCTTCCTGACGCCCAGAAAGCCATGGACACTAGCAGGCCAGAGCAGCTCCAACCGTCCGAAGTGCCCAGACCAAAGgaagcggcagcagcagcagtagcggTAGTACCTACATTCTCTGGTGGGGATAAGGCCAGGCTGGGCGAGGGCCATGCTGTGAAGAAGAACACCAGCCTCCTGAACAGCATTCGGGCACAGAATGCACCCAAGGAGGCCCCCCACATCCAGAATGGCAGGAGCAAGCCCTGGGAGAGCTTCACAGCAGAGGAGTTTGCCCACCAGTTCCACGAGTCAGTGCTGCAGTCCACACAGAAGGCCCTGCAGAAACACAAAG gatcTGCAGCAAGACAGATATCCGAGCCAAATCACAAGCTTGACTCTTTGGTCCATTACAACATTCCTGAGCTGCAGTCTTCTGTCAGGGCACCCCATCCGCAGCACAACGGACAGCATAACACCATTGCGGCACGGAAAGAGTTAACCGTGGTGCGGGAGGAAGAGtctgaggaggaagaggagaccgaagaggaggaggaggaggacgaagAAGCTCCTCGACCAAAATGGCAGGGAATCGAAGCCATCTTCGAAGCTTACCAGGAATATATTGATG AGCACAGTATCGAGCGGCAGGTGCTGCAGAGCCAGTGCAGGAGGCTGGAGGCTCATCACTACAATCTCAGTCTAACTGCAGAGCAGCTCTCGCACAGCATGGGG GAGCTTATGTCCCAGAAACAAAAGCTGGCCTCTGAAAGGGAGAAGCTTCAGGCTGAACTGGACCACTTACGAAAGTGCCTTGCACAACCACAGATGCACTGGTCAAGGGGATACTTCAAGGGGTACCCCCCCAGGTGA
- the gse1b gene encoding genetic suppressor element 1 isoform X5 produces MFGLKPPIYYLPGMSHEPKSPSLGMISTATRTTATVSPLTPSPLSGSIVPNGSPAANSALSIQSAHSSSFAAALRKLAKQAEEPRGSSISSESSPVSSPATNHSSPASTPKRGPMGPIIVPQGCHSVPSTPPVVTIAPTKTVNGLWRSEGRQAESGSRGSSRDRLGPEHAQQQEKGGPSVPAHLIGNPYTFGLNPNSVVQDPRFQPLNSLPRQVHHVVPPASVPEDYLRGFRPYPIPEDLRMSSMPPLGLDPATAAAYYHPSYLAHPPFSAYRMDDSFCLSALRSPFYPMPAPSAMPPMHPSAVHMHLPGVRYPGELSHSSLSALQSERISERLQMEDELRQREREREREREREREKEREREVEREKEREREREREREKELEREREKEREREREREREKERAREKELQASKALENHYLAELHALRGQPAEDRAKPAEKLTPNRPDKAKEPALPAPKPVQPGLHPASVPSTHLPVPSLISSHSGFLPHAGVPGLVGGPSGALATALLLQRTNEEEKWLARQRKMRQEKEDRQFQVSEFRQQVLEQHLDIGRPPEGDPWSDGHRPVHESMMREHLQHLGAPPPLISPKPQHPPPSTMLWNPASFVDSNPEPRRAHEPLHPGHYEHARQALSLVKGERLYSSEKLDESAKRKEMTEKYQPTRGPGAHEQGGHSYGTFLAELEKSAQTILNQQRASLSLPSQYSELSASHKASSSPYRSHQGAPPGPDPMLVYDEFLQQHRRLVSKLDLEERRRREASEKGYYYDLDDSYDESDEEEVRAHLQRVAEQPPLKLDESSEKTGFLQVFGLTTRSHKEDLLEQKRRKRRRMLRERSPSPLAIQNKRQTPPPPLSTRYTADQMNCSAELEEKKRFLTMFSLSHVNTHQRKDNEKVVELLQAIKQKGATLDSIKHSPRSLCKSPAAPPTVDQTTFHPLSDCETPPSARASTPSLPDAQKAMDTSRPEQLQPSEVPRPKEAAAAAVAVVPTFSGGDKARLGEGHAVKKNTSLLNSIRAQNAPKEAPHIQNGRSKPWESFTAEEFAHQFHESVLQSTQKALQKHKGSAARQISEPNHKLDSLVHYNIPELQSSVRAPHPQHNGQHNTIAARKELTVVREEESEEEEETEEEEEEDEEAPRPKWQGIEAIFEAYQEYIDEHSIERQVLQSQCRRLEAHHYNLSLTAEQLSHSMGELMSQKQKLASEREKLQAELDHLRKCLAQPQMHWSRGYFKGYPPR; encoded by the exons GCATGAGCCATGAGCCAAAGTCACCTTCATTAGGAATGATCTCAACCGCGACTCGGACCACCGCCACAGTGAGCCCCCTGACCCCGTCCCCTCTCAGTGGCTCCATTGTGCCCAATGGCAGCCCTGCCGCCAACAGCGCTCTGTCCATCCAGTCGGCGCATTCCTCCAGCTTTGCTGCCGCGCTCCGCAAACTCGCCAAACAAGCTGAAGAGCCAAGAG GGTCGTCGATTAGCAGTGAGTCTTCCCCGGTCTCGTCTCCAGCCACCAATCACAGCTCACCAGCCAGCACGCCCAAGCGGGGACCCATGGGTCCCATCATCGTTCCCCAGGGGTGCCACAGCGTGCCAAGCACCCCTCCCGTGGTCACCATTGCGCCTACCAAAACAGTCAATGGGCTGTGGAGGAGCGAAGGCCGACAG GCGGAGTCAGGGTCTCGAGGAAGCAGTCGGGATCGTCTAGGCCCAGAGCACGCCCAGCAGCAGGAGAAAGGGGGCCCCTCGGTTCCGGCCCACCTCATCGGGAACCCCTACACCTTCGGACTGAACCCCAACTCTGTTGTTCAGGACCCACGCTTCCAGCCTCTCAA TAGCCTCCCTCGGCAGGTGCATCATGTGGTCCCCCCTGCTAGCGTCCCCGAGGATTACCTTCGCGGCTTCAGACCCTACCCCATACCCGAGGACCTCAGGATGTCATCGATGCCACCCTTGGGCTTGGATCCTGCCACTGCTGCTGCCTACTACCACCCCAGCTATCTCGCCCACCCACCCTTCTCTGCATATAG GATGGACGACTCGTTCTGCCTGTCAGCCCTGAGGTCTCCCTTCTACCCAATGCCGGCGCCAAGCGCCATGCCCCCCATGCACCCCTCAGCGGTCCACATGCACCTGCCTGGAGTGAGGTACCCCGGAGAACTGTCCCACTCCTCCCTGTCTGCACTGCAGTCCGAGCGCATCTCTGAGAG GCTCCAGATGGAGGACGAGCTGCGGCAGCGTGAGAGGGAGCGTGAGAGAGAACGGGAGAGGGAgcgggagaaggagagagagcgtGAGGTGGAgcgggagaaggagagagagcgagagcgtgagagggagagagagaaggagctggagagagagcgggagaaggagagggagcgagagagggagcGTGAAagggagaaggagcgggctcgggagaaGGAGCTGCAGGCCTCCAAAGCCCTTGAGAACCACTACCTGGCTGAGCTGCACGCCCTGCGTGGCCAACCAGCCGAGGACCGAGCCAAACCAGCGGAAAAACTGACGCCAAACCGGCCTG ATAAAGCCAAGGAACCTGCACTGCCAGCACCCAAGCCAGTGCAGCCAGGTCTCCACCCGGCGTCCGTCCCTTCGACCCACCTCCCCGTGCCCAGTCTCATCTCCAGCCACAGCGGCTTCCTGCCACATGCTGGGGTACCAGGACTGGTAGGTGGTCCCTCGGGGGCCCTGGCAACAGCCTTGCTCCTGCAACGCACCAACGAGGAGGAGAAGTGGCTGGCCAGGCAGAGGAAGATGCGGCAGGAGAAGGAGGACCGCCAGTTTCAGGTGTCCGAGTTCCGCCAGCAGGTCCTGGAGCAGCACCTAGACATCGGGAGACCGCCCGAGGGAGACCCGTGGAGTGATGGCCATCG acctGTCCACGAATCGATGATGCGGGAACATCTTCAGCATCTGGGGGCCCCACCGCCTCTCATCTCCCCCAAACCCCAGCACCCCCCTCCCTCCACCATGCTGTGGAATCCTGCCTCCTTCGTTGACAGCAACCCTGAGCCACGTCGGGCCCACGAGCCCCTGCACCCTGGTCACTATGAGCACGCCCGGCAGGCCCTGTCCCTGGTGAAGGGGGAGAGGCTCTACAGCTCCGAGAAGCTTGATGAGAGCGCCAAGAGGAAGGAGATGACGGAGAAGTACCAGCCCACCCGGGGGCCAGGCGCCCATGAGCAGGGGGGGCATTCCTACGGCACCTTCTTAGCAGAGCTGGAGAAATCAGCACAGACCATCCTGAACCAGCAGAGGGCATCCCTGTCGCTGCCCAGCCAGTACAGCGAGCTGAGTGCCTCACACAAGGCCAGCTCCTCTCCCTACCGGAGCCACCAGGGGGCGCCACCAGGCCCTGACCCCATGCTGGTCTACGATGAGTTCCTGCAGCAGCACCGCAGGCTGGTCAGCAAGCTAGAcctggaggagaggaggaggagagaggccAGTGAGAAAG gCTATTACTACGACTTGGATGACTCCTATGATGAAAGCGATGAGGAGGAGGTGCGAGCTCACCTTCAACGAGTCGCCGAGCAGCCGCCACTCAAGCTCGACGAATCCTCCGAG AAGACTGGCTTCTTGCAGGTGTTTGGTCTGACGACTCGCTCTCACAAGGAGGATCTGCTGGAGCAGAAGAGgcggaagaggaggaggatgctGAGGGAACGAAGCCCCTCCCCCCTAGCCATACAGAACAAGCGGCagacccctcctcctcctctcagcACGCGCTACACCGCCGACCAGATGAACTGCAGCGCGGAGCTCGAGGAGAAGAAGAGATTCCTCACCATGTTCAGCCTGTCGCACGTTAACACCCACCAGAGAAAAG ACAATGAAAAAGTGGTGGAGCTGCTGCAAGCAATAAAACAGAAGGGTGCGACTCTGGATTCCATCAAGCACTCCCCTCGCTCCCTCTGCAAGAGCCCTGCAGCTCCTCCCACTG TGGACCAGACAACATTTCACCCACTCTCAGACTGTGAGACGCCACCCAGTGCCAGAGCAAGCACTCCTTCCCTTCCTGACGCCCAGAAAGCCATGGACACTAGCAGGCCAGAGCAGCTCCAACCGTCCGAAGTGCCCAGACCAAAGgaagcggcagcagcagcagtagcggTAGTACCTACATTCTCTGGTGGGGATAAGGCCAGGCTGGGCGAGGGCCATGCTGTGAAGAAGAACACCAGCCTCCTGAACAGCATTCGGGCACAGAATGCACCCAAGGAGGCCCCCCACATCCAGAATGGCAGGAGCAAGCCCTGGGAGAGCTTCACAGCAGAGGAGTTTGCCCACCAGTTCCACGAGTCAGTGCTGCAGTCCACACAGAAGGCCCTGCAGAAACACAAAG gatcTGCAGCAAGACAGATATCCGAGCCAAATCACAAGCTTGACTCTTTGGTCCATTACAACATTCCTGAGCTGCAGTCTTCTGTCAGGGCACCCCATCCGCAGCACAACGGACAGCATAACACCATTGCGGCACGGAAAGAGTTAACCGTGGTGCGGGAGGAAGAGtctgaggaggaagaggagaccgaagaggaggaggaggaggacgaagAAGCTCCTCGACCAAAATGGCAGGGAATCGAAGCCATCTTCGAAGCTTACCAGGAATATATTGATG AGCACAGTATCGAGCGGCAGGTGCTGCAGAGCCAGTGCAGGAGGCTGGAGGCTCATCACTACAATCTCAGTCTAACTGCAGAGCAGCTCTCGCACAGCATGGGG GAGCTTATGTCCCAGAAACAAAAGCTGGCCTCTGAAAGGGAGAAGCTTCAGGCTGAACTGGACCACTTACGAAAGTGCCTTGCACAACCACAGATGCACTGGTCAAGGGGATACTTCAAGGGGTACCCCCCCAGGTGA
- the gse1b gene encoding genetic suppressor element 1 isoform X3 has product MDYTSRERGWKMFKHGMSHEPKSPSLGMISTATRTTATVSPLTPSPLSGSIVPNGSPAANSALSIQSAHSSSFAAALRKLAKQAEEPRGSSISSESSPVSSPATNHSSPASTPKRGPMGPIIVPQGCHSVPSTPPVVTIAPTKTVNGLWRSEGRQAESGSRGSSRDRLGPEHAQQQEKGGPSVPAHLIGNPYTFGLNPNSVVQDPRFQPLNSLPRQVHHVVPPASVPEDYLRGFRPYPIPEDLRMSSMPPLGLDPATAAAYYHPSYLAHPPFSAYRMDDSFCLSALRSPFYPMPAPSAMPPMHPSAVHMHLPGVRYPGELSHSSLSALQSERISERLQMEDELRQREREREREREREREKEREREVEREKEREREREREREKELEREREKEREREREREREKERAREKELQASKALENHYLAELHALRGQPAEDRAKPAEKLTPNRPDKAKEPALPAPKPVQPGLHPASVPSTHLPVPSLISSHSGFLPHAGVPGLVGGPSGALATALLLQRTNEEEKWLARQRKMRQEKEDRQFQVSEFRQQVLEQHLDIGRPPEGDPWSDGHRPVHESMMREHLQHLGAPPPLISPKPQHPPPSTMLWNPASFVDSNPEPRRAHEPLHPGHYEHARQALSLVKGERLYSSEKLDESAKRKEMTEKYQPTRGPGAHEQGGHSYGTFLAELEKSAQTILNQQRASLSLPSQYSELSASHKASSSPYRSHQGAPPGPDPMLVYDEFLQQHRRLVSKLDLEERRRREASEKGYYYDLDDSYDESDEEEVRAHLQRVAEQPPLKLDESSEKTGFLQVFGLTTRSHKEDLLEQKRRKRRRMLRERSPSPLAIQNKRQTPPPPLSTRYTADQMNCSAELEEKKRFLTMFSLSHVNTHQRKDNEKVVELLQAIKQKGATLDSIKHSPRSLCKSPAAPPTVDQTTFHPLSDCETPPSARASTPSLPDAQKAMDTSRPEQLQPSEVPRPKEAAAAAVAVVPTFSGGDKARLGEGHAVKKNTSLLNSIRAQNAPKEAPHIQNGRSKPWESFTAEEFAHQFHESVLQSTQKALQKHKGSAARQISEPNHKLDSLVHYNIPELQSSVRAPHPQHNGQHNTIAARKELTVVREEESEEEEETEEEEEEDEEAPRPKWQGIEAIFEAYQEYIDEHSIERQVLQSQCRRLEAHHYNLSLTAEQLSHSMGELMSQKQKLASEREKLQAELDHLRKCLAQPQMHWSRGYFKGYPPR; this is encoded by the exons GCATGAGCCATGAGCCAAAGTCACCTTCATTAGGAATGATCTCAACCGCGACTCGGACCACCGCCACAGTGAGCCCCCTGACCCCGTCCCCTCTCAGTGGCTCCATTGTGCCCAATGGCAGCCCTGCCGCCAACAGCGCTCTGTCCATCCAGTCGGCGCATTCCTCCAGCTTTGCTGCCGCGCTCCGCAAACTCGCCAAACAAGCTGAAGAGCCAAGAG GGTCGTCGATTAGCAGTGAGTCTTCCCCGGTCTCGTCTCCAGCCACCAATCACAGCTCACCAGCCAGCACGCCCAAGCGGGGACCCATGGGTCCCATCATCGTTCCCCAGGGGTGCCACAGCGTGCCAAGCACCCCTCCCGTGGTCACCATTGCGCCTACCAAAACAGTCAATGGGCTGTGGAGGAGCGAAGGCCGACAG GCGGAGTCAGGGTCTCGAGGAAGCAGTCGGGATCGTCTAGGCCCAGAGCACGCCCAGCAGCAGGAGAAAGGGGGCCCCTCGGTTCCGGCCCACCTCATCGGGAACCCCTACACCTTCGGACTGAACCCCAACTCTGTTGTTCAGGACCCACGCTTCCAGCCTCTCAA TAGCCTCCCTCGGCAGGTGCATCATGTGGTCCCCCCTGCTAGCGTCCCCGAGGATTACCTTCGCGGCTTCAGACCCTACCCCATACCCGAGGACCTCAGGATGTCATCGATGCCACCCTTGGGCTTGGATCCTGCCACTGCTGCTGCCTACTACCACCCCAGCTATCTCGCCCACCCACCCTTCTCTGCATATAG GATGGACGACTCGTTCTGCCTGTCAGCCCTGAGGTCTCCCTTCTACCCAATGCCGGCGCCAAGCGCCATGCCCCCCATGCACCCCTCAGCGGTCCACATGCACCTGCCTGGAGTGAGGTACCCCGGAGAACTGTCCCACTCCTCCCTGTCTGCACTGCAGTCCGAGCGCATCTCTGAGAG GCTCCAGATGGAGGACGAGCTGCGGCAGCGTGAGAGGGAGCGTGAGAGAGAACGGGAGAGGGAgcgggagaaggagagagagcgtGAGGTGGAgcgggagaaggagagagagcgagagcgtgagagggagagagagaaggagctggagagagagcgggagaaggagagggagcgagagagggagcGTGAAagggagaaggagcgggctcgggagaaGGAGCTGCAGGCCTCCAAAGCCCTTGAGAACCACTACCTGGCTGAGCTGCACGCCCTGCGTGGCCAACCAGCCGAGGACCGAGCCAAACCAGCGGAAAAACTGACGCCAAACCGGCCTG ATAAAGCCAAGGAACCTGCACTGCCAGCACCCAAGCCAGTGCAGCCAGGTCTCCACCCGGCGTCCGTCCCTTCGACCCACCTCCCCGTGCCCAGTCTCATCTCCAGCCACAGCGGCTTCCTGCCACATGCTGGGGTACCAGGACTGGTAGGTGGTCCCTCGGGGGCCCTGGCAACAGCCTTGCTCCTGCAACGCACCAACGAGGAGGAGAAGTGGCTGGCCAGGCAGAGGAAGATGCGGCAGGAGAAGGAGGACCGCCAGTTTCAGGTGTCCGAGTTCCGCCAGCAGGTCCTGGAGCAGCACCTAGACATCGGGAGACCGCCCGAGGGAGACCCGTGGAGTGATGGCCATCG acctGTCCACGAATCGATGATGCGGGAACATCTTCAGCATCTGGGGGCCCCACCGCCTCTCATCTCCCCCAAACCCCAGCACCCCCCTCCCTCCACCATGCTGTGGAATCCTGCCTCCTTCGTTGACAGCAACCCTGAGCCACGTCGGGCCCACGAGCCCCTGCACCCTGGTCACTATGAGCACGCCCGGCAGGCCCTGTCCCTGGTGAAGGGGGAGAGGCTCTACAGCTCCGAGAAGCTTGATGAGAGCGCCAAGAGGAAGGAGATGACGGAGAAGTACCAGCCCACCCGGGGGCCAGGCGCCCATGAGCAGGGGGGGCATTCCTACGGCACCTTCTTAGCAGAGCTGGAGAAATCAGCACAGACCATCCTGAACCAGCAGAGGGCATCCCTGTCGCTGCCCAGCCAGTACAGCGAGCTGAGTGCCTCACACAAGGCCAGCTCCTCTCCCTACCGGAGCCACCAGGGGGCGCCACCAGGCCCTGACCCCATGCTGGTCTACGATGAGTTCCTGCAGCAGCACCGCAGGCTGGTCAGCAAGCTAGAcctggaggagaggaggaggagagaggccAGTGAGAAAG gCTATTACTACGACTTGGATGACTCCTATGATGAAAGCGATGAGGAGGAGGTGCGAGCTCACCTTCAACGAGTCGCCGAGCAGCCGCCACTCAAGCTCGACGAATCCTCCGAG AAGACTGGCTTCTTGCAGGTGTTTGGTCTGACGACTCGCTCTCACAAGGAGGATCTGCTGGAGCAGAAGAGgcggaagaggaggaggatgctGAGGGAACGAAGCCCCTCCCCCCTAGCCATACAGAACAAGCGGCagacccctcctcctcctctcagcACGCGCTACACCGCCGACCAGATGAACTGCAGCGCGGAGCTCGAGGAGAAGAAGAGATTCCTCACCATGTTCAGCCTGTCGCACGTTAACACCCACCAGAGAAAAG ACAATGAAAAAGTGGTGGAGCTGCTGCAAGCAATAAAACAGAAGGGTGCGACTCTGGATTCCATCAAGCACTCCCCTCGCTCCCTCTGCAAGAGCCCTGCAGCTCCTCCCACTG TGGACCAGACAACATTTCACCCACTCTCAGACTGTGAGACGCCACCCAGTGCCAGAGCAAGCACTCCTTCCCTTCCTGACGCCCAGAAAGCCATGGACACTAGCAGGCCAGAGCAGCTCCAACCGTCCGAAGTGCCCAGACCAAAGgaagcggcagcagcagcagtagcggTAGTACCTACATTCTCTGGTGGGGATAAGGCCAGGCTGGGCGAGGGCCATGCTGTGAAGAAGAACACCAGCCTCCTGAACAGCATTCGGGCACAGAATGCACCCAAGGAGGCCCCCCACATCCAGAATGGCAGGAGCAAGCCCTGGGAGAGCTTCACAGCAGAGGAGTTTGCCCACCAGTTCCACGAGTCAGTGCTGCAGTCCACACAGAAGGCCCTGCAGAAACACAAAG gatcTGCAGCAAGACAGATATCCGAGCCAAATCACAAGCTTGACTCTTTGGTCCATTACAACATTCCTGAGCTGCAGTCTTCTGTCAGGGCACCCCATCCGCAGCACAACGGACAGCATAACACCATTGCGGCACGGAAAGAGTTAACCGTGGTGCGGGAGGAAGAGtctgaggaggaagaggagaccgaagaggaggaggaggaggacgaagAAGCTCCTCGACCAAAATGGCAGGGAATCGAAGCCATCTTCGAAGCTTACCAGGAATATATTGATG AGCACAGTATCGAGCGGCAGGTGCTGCAGAGCCAGTGCAGGAGGCTGGAGGCTCATCACTACAATCTCAGTCTAACTGCAGAGCAGCTCTCGCACAGCATGGGG GAGCTTATGTCCCAGAAACAAAAGCTGGCCTCTGAAAGGGAGAAGCTTCAGGCTGAACTGGACCACTTACGAAAGTGCCTTGCACAACCACAGATGCACTGGTCAAGGGGATACTTCAAGGGGTACCCCCCCAGGTGA